The [Bacillus] selenitireducens MLS10 genome includes a region encoding these proteins:
- a CDS encoding cytochrome c biogenesis protein, with amino-acid sequence MKGMEDLGRMTPSSFQKWFFVFTAVMMFIAMYLVFIWTPIERNMGIVQKIFYFHVASAWNAFFAFFIVAVFSVLFLVTKKRVYELMAGVSAEIGVIFTAIVLTTGPIWARSAWNTWWTWEPRLTTTLILFFMYIGYIMIRNLDMEWQRKARLASVFGIISFINVPIVYMSIRWWESNLHPVVVGQGGGGLETSMLITLIFSVFTFTCLFVVLLQRGLQVEKLRLAVARLKSRKQERMIS; translated from the coding sequence ATGAAGGGAATGGAAGACCTCGGGCGGATGACACCGTCCTCATTTCAAAAATGGTTTTTCGTCTTTACGGCGGTGATGATGTTTATCGCCATGTACCTGGTGTTTATCTGGACCCCGATTGAGCGGAACATGGGGATCGTTCAGAAAATCTTTTACTTCCATGTTGCGTCGGCTTGGAATGCGTTCTTTGCCTTTTTTATCGTCGCTGTATTCAGCGTCTTGTTCCTGGTGACGAAAAAGCGGGTGTATGAACTGATGGCAGGAGTGAGTGCGGAGATCGGGGTGATTTTCACAGCGATCGTGCTCACAACAGGCCCGATTTGGGCCAGATCCGCCTGGAATACCTGGTGGACATGGGAGCCGAGACTGACGACGACACTGATCTTATTCTTTATGTATATTGGCTACATCATGATCCGTAACCTGGATATGGAATGGCAGCGAAAGGCCCGGCTTGCGTCTGTTTTCGGGATCATCAGCTTCATTAACGTACCGATTGTGTACATGTCAATCCGCTGGTGGGAATCGAATTTGCACCCGGTAGTCGTCGGGCAGGGGGGCGGCGGACTGGAGACATCGATGCTGATTACACTGATTTTCTCGGTCTTTACCTTTACGTGCCTGTTCGTGGTACTTTTGCAGCGCGGCCTTCAGGTGGAGAAGCTCCGTCTCGCAGTAGCGAGATTGAAGTCACGAAAACAGGAACGGATGATCAGCTGA
- the rlmD gene encoding 23S rRNA (uracil(1939)-C(5))-methyltransferase RlmD, translating into MKNEQIKPETYDVTIRAMEHRGSGRAVYWRENELGNKKKLRLTIPQTLPGEEVRVTVDRPDKKRWWTMPQEILTESPERVEPPCPHFVKCGGCVWQHWAYESQLAHKTESVKNGLEEQGFDPGRVKPAIGMKEPWHYRNKMEFTFSTDGKMGLHEQGNFRGIIPLETCLIAGNEMVDAAMIVSNWAKEFELPGYDKDAHTGLLRHLMVRQSFNTGEIMLGVFATASPDGELDRAVRELISRIERNAPQVKSVMWLENNDWADRAQSEETHCLFGRDYIYDEMAGYRFRLWFDTFFQTNPRQAEVLVDEALKLGKPEAHEKMIDLFCGVGTFSLPFASRVKALAGIEIVESSIASAKRNAEDNGLVNTTFLAKDARKGIDQMLEEFGHPELLMLDPPRSGAGGKVMRRIGRAKPDRIVYVSCNPDTFATDCKELEPFGYQLESVQPVDMFPHTFHVELVALLTRS; encoded by the coding sequence ATGAAGAACGAACAGATAAAGCCGGAAACCTATGATGTGACGATCAGAGCGATGGAGCACCGCGGATCAGGCCGGGCCGTCTATTGGCGCGAGAATGAACTGGGGAACAAAAAGAAACTCAGGCTTACGATTCCGCAGACCCTTCCGGGTGAAGAGGTGCGCGTGACCGTGGACCGTCCGGACAAAAAGCGCTGGTGGACAATGCCTCAGGAAATCCTCACAGAAAGTCCGGAGCGTGTTGAACCGCCGTGTCCGCATTTTGTGAAATGCGGGGGCTGCGTCTGGCAGCACTGGGCGTACGAAAGCCAGCTGGCTCATAAAACGGAGAGCGTCAAAAACGGTCTTGAAGAACAGGGTTTTGACCCTGGACGTGTCAAGCCTGCGATCGGGATGAAAGAACCATGGCATTACCGAAACAAGATGGAGTTCACTTTTTCCACAGACGGAAAGATGGGACTTCACGAACAGGGGAACTTCAGAGGCATTATTCCGCTTGAAACGTGCCTGATTGCAGGAAATGAGATGGTTGATGCCGCGATGATCGTTTCGAACTGGGCGAAGGAATTTGAACTGCCGGGCTATGATAAAGATGCCCATACAGGCCTCTTGCGTCACTTGATGGTGCGCCAGTCCTTTAACACCGGTGAGATCATGCTCGGTGTCTTTGCCACGGCTTCACCTGACGGAGAGCTTGACAGAGCCGTCCGGGAACTGATCAGCCGGATTGAACGGAACGCCCCTCAGGTGAAGAGTGTCATGTGGCTTGAGAACAATGATTGGGCGGATCGTGCACAGTCTGAAGAAACCCATTGCCTCTTTGGACGGGATTATATTTATGACGAGATGGCCGGCTACCGGTTCCGTCTCTGGTTTGATACCTTCTTCCAGACGAACCCGCGGCAGGCGGAGGTGCTCGTGGACGAAGCACTGAAGCTCGGCAAGCCGGAAGCTCATGAGAAGATGATTGACCTGTTCTGCGGTGTCGGGACATTCTCATTGCCGTTTGCGAGCCGGGTGAAGGCCCTTGCGGGAATTGAAATCGTTGAGAGCTCCATTGCATCGGCAAAACGGAACGCGGAAGATAACGGTCTTGTAAATACGACGTTTCTTGCGAAAGATGCACGAAAGGGGATCGATCAGATGCTTGAGGAGTTCGGTCATCCTGAGCTTCTCATGCTCGATCCGCCACGTTCCGGCGCCGGCGGCAAGGTCATGCGCAGAATCGGGCGAGCAAAGCCGGACCGTATTGTGTACGTGTCCTGCAATCCGGACACGTTTGCGACGGATTGCAAAGAGCTCGAACCGTTTGGCTATCAGCTCGAGAGCGTTCAGCCGGTGGATATGTTCCCTCATACATTTCATGTGGAGCTTGTCGCGCTTCTTACGCGGAGCTAG
- the ccmA gene encoding heme ABC exporter ATP-binding protein CcmA: MIETRQITKAMGEKLILKDVSVTIGKGESVAVLGPNGAGKSTWLKIVAGLIRPTSGTVAINGMPKKKDNYSAQALIGYLGHQSFLYDQFSPVENLKYYAKLYGMKKPEKRIDELIERINLQYFKHEPLRSFSRGMVQRTAIARAILHEPQILLLDEPHTGLDQQSKSWFRDMIASVHQEGVTVVMVTHEFDQLVDVSDRVLIFKNGHLTEDQVLRGSVTLSGVKSLYDRQVLGS, translated from the coding sequence ATGATTGAGACCAGACAGATTACGAAGGCAATGGGCGAGAAGCTGATTTTGAAGGATGTGTCCGTCACAATCGGCAAAGGAGAGTCGGTTGCCGTACTCGGACCAAACGGTGCCGGGAAGAGTACCTGGCTGAAAATTGTGGCCGGTCTGATCCGGCCCACGTCCGGGACCGTCGCCATCAATGGTATGCCGAAGAAAAAAGACAACTATTCCGCTCAGGCGCTGATCGGGTATCTCGGTCATCAGAGTTTTCTCTATGATCAGTTCTCTCCGGTTGAAAACCTGAAGTATTATGCAAAGCTATACGGGATGAAAAAACCGGAAAAACGGATTGATGAACTCATCGAGCGGATCAATCTCCAGTATTTTAAACATGAACCGCTCCGTTCCTTCTCAAGAGGGATGGTACAGCGAACCGCCATTGCCCGGGCCATTTTGCATGAACCGCAGATTCTCTTACTCGATGAACCGCATACGGGACTTGATCAGCAGTCGAAATCATGGTTTCGGGACATGATTGCGTCCGTCCATCAGGAAGGTGTGACCGTCGTCATGGTCACACACGAGTTCGATCAGTTGGTGGATGTGTCCGATCGGGTTCTGATCTTCAAAAACGGCCACCTTACCGAAGATCAGGTTTTGAGAGGCAGCGTCACGCTGTCCGGTGTCAAATCATTGTATGACAGGCAGGTGTTGGGTTCGTGA
- a CDS encoding CcmD family protein: protein MTYLLGAYSIIWLLIGGYVWTIGKRQNQAMKELGFLQELEQDERM, encoded by the coding sequence ATGACCTATTTACTTGGTGCCTATTCAATCATTTGGCTGTTAATCGGAGGCTATGTCTGGACGATTGGCAAACGCCAGAATCAGGCGATGAAGGAACTCGGTTTTCTTCAAGAACTTGAACAGGATGAGCGGATGTAA
- a CDS encoding heme exporter protein CcmB, giving the protein MNTLFRPALAVFQKDMMTELKSKQLMTTMLIFSGLVIVTFSFAFDPTSEAVRALIPGMIWVITIFSGILGLNRSFLSEKQHDQLHGMMTAPVDPSGIFLGKFLANFCFVLLVQAVAIPVLFLFFDYTVLTVATIGWFILILVIGTFGFIAAGTLLAALSSHSRSSEMLLPVLLFPLVMPILIAGVQATTLLFSEGPGATFSWIQLMAVYDVIFFFAGFLLFDYVLEV; this is encoded by the coding sequence GTGAATACACTGTTCAGACCGGCTCTGGCTGTTTTTCAGAAGGATATGATGACCGAACTGAAATCAAAACAGCTGATGACGACGATGCTGATCTTTTCAGGGCTCGTGATTGTGACCTTCAGCTTTGCCTTTGATCCGACGAGCGAAGCGGTCCGGGCGCTGATTCCGGGTATGATCTGGGTTATTACGATCTTTTCGGGGATTCTCGGACTGAACCGTTCGTTTCTTTCTGAAAAACAGCATGATCAGCTGCACGGGATGATGACTGCCCCGGTGGATCCGTCAGGCATCTTTCTCGGCAAGTTTCTTGCCAATTTCTGCTTTGTCCTGCTCGTTCAGGCAGTGGCGATCCCCGTGCTGTTTCTGTTTTTTGACTACACCGTTTTAACGGTTGCGACGATTGGCTGGTTTATCCTCATTCTTGTCATCGGTACGTTCGGCTTTATCGCGGCAGGAACGCTTCTCGCCGCACTGAGCAGTCACTCGAGATCGAGTGAGATGCTCTTGCCGGTTCTCTTGTTTCCTCTTGTGATGCCGATATTGATCGCAGGGGTTCAGGCAACAACGCTGCTGTTTTCAGAGGGGCCCGGGGCCACATTCAGCTGGATCCAGCTGATGGCCGTTTATGATGTGATTTTCTTTTTTGCAGGATTCTTGTTATTTGACTATGTGTTGGAGGTGTAA
- a CDS encoding cytochrome c-type biogenesis protein CcmH, translating into MMRKTIVLLFVMLLAGGMGQVMADTYDINHEKVADIAGYLAMEGHSEHDLATCSTKYNYYNEIADMLNEGYEKEEILSEYKSMYGEEGFRSPDRRGFSLTAWVLPFVVLGVGSYAFFARLRNNVTAQRQKSDGGSADQEDRAEPQQRTEDDILRAIIEEEKRKHF; encoded by the coding sequence ATGATGCGAAAGACGATCGTGTTGCTCTTCGTTATGCTGTTGGCAGGAGGAATGGGTCAGGTCATGGCAGATACGTATGACATCAACCATGAGAAGGTCGCTGATATCGCAGGATATCTGGCCATGGAAGGGCACAGTGAGCACGATTTGGCCACGTGCTCGACGAAGTACAATTACTACAACGAGATTGCGGATATGCTCAACGAAGGCTATGAAAAAGAGGAGATCCTGAGCGAATACAAATCCATGTACGGGGAAGAAGGATTCCGTTCACCGGACCGGAGAGGATTCAGCCTGACAGCCTGGGTGCTGCCCTTTGTCGTCCTGGGGGTTGGCTCCTATGCCTTCTTTGCAAGACTCAGAAACAATGTGACCGCACAGAGGCAGAAGTCTGACGGGGGTTCGGCCGACCAGGAAGACCGTGCAGAACCGCAACAGCGTACGGAGGACGATATTCTCCGGGCGATTATTGAAGAAGAGAAGCGCAAACATTTTTGA
- a CDS encoding exodeoxyribonuclease III produces the protein MKLISWNVNGLRACIRKGFLSFFEEAGADLFAVQEIKLQEGQVDLDLQGYRQYWNYAEKKGYSGTAVFTKVEPLRVFRNGVGNERQQSEGRILTLEFASFFLVNVYTPNSQRDLARLHERLQWEDAFYAYLQELENEKPVIVCGDMNVAHEEIDLRNAKSNRGNSGFTTEERAKMTRLQSEWLIDSYRYYYPDQEGAYTWWSYMKTVRERNIGWRIDYFLVSDKLKSAMNDVSIYSDVLGSDHCPIGLTMAFEA, from the coding sequence GTGAAACTGATATCATGGAATGTGAATGGACTGAGAGCCTGTATTCGCAAAGGATTTCTGTCATTTTTTGAAGAAGCGGGTGCGGATCTGTTTGCGGTTCAGGAAATTAAACTGCAGGAAGGTCAGGTGGATCTTGATCTTCAGGGCTACAGGCAATATTGGAATTATGCCGAGAAAAAAGGGTACTCCGGCACGGCGGTGTTTACGAAAGTCGAACCGCTCCGTGTGTTTCGCAATGGCGTGGGGAATGAACGCCAACAGTCGGAAGGCCGGATTTTGACCCTTGAATTTGCATCATTCTTTCTCGTGAATGTGTACACACCGAATTCCCAGCGTGATTTGGCGAGGCTTCATGAGCGTCTTCAGTGGGAGGATGCGTTTTACGCGTATCTTCAGGAACTTGAAAACGAAAAACCGGTGATCGTTTGCGGAGATATGAATGTTGCGCATGAAGAAATCGATTTGAGAAATGCGAAATCGAATCGAGGCAACTCTGGATTTACAACGGAAGAGCGTGCAAAAATGACGAGGCTGCAGTCGGAATGGCTGATTGATTCGTACCGCTACTATTACCCGGATCAGGAAGGGGCGTACACGTGGTGGTCGTATATGAAGACCGTTCGCGAACGCAACATCGGATGGCGGATTGATTATTTCCTCGTATCAGACAAGCTGAAAAGTGCCATGAATGATGTGTCTATATACAGTGACGTGCTCGGAAGCGACCATTGCCCAATTGGATTGACGATGGCTTTCGAAGCATGA
- a CDS encoding TlpA family protein disulfide reductase has product MNRTKLIQMSSGAVVIGILILFVVGLNLDGTAADVGDDAVSFSLEDREGNLVNLDDHLGEQPIVMTFFSTWCQPCRQQTPEVIAFQEEYGQEVLVLTVVKSETRRAVDRFIDDTGYEEPYYVFDFNSDVSKAYGITGQPETIIINQEGIIVEHVVGGVSRDMLAMRALPE; this is encoded by the coding sequence ATGAACAGAACGAAACTGATTCAGATGTCCTCAGGGGCAGTGGTTATTGGGATCTTAATCCTGTTTGTCGTAGGCCTGAACCTCGACGGAACGGCCGCCGACGTCGGGGATGATGCAGTGTCCTTTTCCCTTGAAGACCGTGAAGGGAATCTGGTGAACCTGGACGACCACCTTGGTGAGCAGCCCATTGTGATGACGTTCTTCAGCACATGGTGCCAGCCATGCCGCCAACAGACACCCGAAGTCATCGCATTTCAGGAAGAATATGGCCAGGAAGTGCTCGTTTTGACGGTAGTCAAAAGCGAAACGAGACGGGCGGTGGACCGGTTCATTGACGATACGGGGTATGAGGAGCCTTACTATGTGTTTGATTTCAATTCGGATGTCTCAAAGGCCTACGGGATCACCGGACAGCCGGAGACGATTATAATCAATCAGGAAGGCATTATCGTTGAACACGTCGTCGGTGGTGTTTCGAGAGATATGCTCGCGATGCGTGCCCTGCCAGAATGA